One Gimesia aquarii DNA segment encodes these proteins:
- a CDS encoding alpha/beta hydrolase, translated as MNPKLILAIVFPLLSLNNVALAQKLTSDIPYVENGHNRHVLDIYTPENPTKKSLPVLFWIHGGGWQVGDKSDVALKPKVLTDRGFVFVSTNYRLLPEVNMEELIADVAKSLAWVHKHIAKYGGDPNRIFVGGHSAGAQLAALICIDDRYLKKEGLSFDVLKGCIPVDGDTYDIPKIIMTAEFRQALYGGKMFTFGHRQKFGNDPEKHVDFSAVTHVKKGKGIPPFLILYFPGNPNTRAQARRLESVLKASEIPTTAYGKSDSNHSRLNNDLGKPDDPATQQLYQFLDPLVSQ; from the coding sequence ATGAACCCCAAACTCATTCTCGCTATCGTATTCCCACTTCTATCCCTCAATAACGTTGCGCTTGCACAGAAGTTGACGTCAGATATTCCATACGTAGAGAACGGTCACAATCGTCATGTTCTTGATATTTACACGCCGGAAAATCCTACCAAGAAGAGCCTGCCCGTCCTCTTCTGGATTCACGGTGGCGGATGGCAAGTTGGGGACAAGAGTGATGTCGCACTGAAACCGAAAGTACTGACCGATCGCGGTTTTGTCTTTGTTTCAACGAATTATCGACTTCTTCCGGAAGTGAACATGGAGGAGTTGATTGCCGATGTCGCCAAGTCGCTCGCTTGGGTGCACAAACACATTGCCAAGTATGGCGGTGATCCCAACCGAATCTTTGTGGGGGGACATTCCGCCGGCGCTCAGTTGGCAGCATTAATTTGTATCGACGATCGCTATTTAAAGAAAGAAGGGCTGTCGTTTGATGTGCTCAAAGGTTGTATTCCGGTTGACGGAGATACTTACGACATCCCCAAGATCATCATGACAGCAGAGTTCCGCCAGGCACTCTACGGCGGCAAGATGTTTACCTTTGGTCATCGGCAAAAATTCGGAAACGATCCGGAGAAGCATGTTGATTTTTCTGCCGTAACACATGTGAAGAAAGGCAAAGGCATACCGCCGTTCCTCATCCTCTATTTTCCCGGCAATCCAAACACAAGAGCTCAGGCGCGAAGATTGGAAAGTGTCCTGAAGGCGTCGGAGATTCCCACAACAGCATATGGTAAAAGCGATAGTAACCACAGTCGCCTGAATAACGACCTTGGCAAACCCGATGACCCGGCAACACAGCAACTTTATCAGTTTCTGGATCCATTAGTTTCGCAGTGA
- a CDS encoding efflux RND transporter permease subunit translates to MLNSIIRLSLTHRTLVLAACVVVLAYGGYLTTTLPIDVFPDLDRPRVVILTECPGMSSEEVETLVTFPIETAILGANGVEDVRSQSGQGMNVIYVEFSWETEPRYARQIVSERLANVPMPPGIRPIMTPQASIMGQILHIGIHRRQGPRGGDLTQVGQTPFLAERTESDGKAVLTVWDPVSRNDLSLWKKVEVENPKWNQASPKRNVTFVWNKRSYEVVFPTPLQERMDLRTTADWVIRPRLLKLTGIAEVIVMGGDEKQYQVLVDPIKLQEYNVSLQEVEAAVQANNLNASGGFIIDGQTERPVRVIGRLGSLANDVLEELRKAPVKMNGDRTVLLHHVARIEEGPAPKRGDASIDGHAGVVITIVKQPHADTRKLTDDVMAALKDAESTLPADIVINTNLFQLKSFIDRGIYYVEEALVIGAVLVVIVLFLFLLNLRTTFITLTAIPLSLVITTLVFRIIGVITGTELSINVMTLGGIAVAIGELVDDAIVDVENIFRRLGENNMSPNPKPAIVVVYEASKEIRSAIIFGTAVVVLAFMPLFALSGVEGRLFAPLGVAYIVSILASLLVSLTVTPVLSYYLLPQAKATHNHQDGRLLRVLKWGASFLIRFSIRRAGILLVLTWVLVGFSVWELSKLGADFLPKFDEGSVQINVTLPGGSSLKASNEASALIDKQLVKMQKSSDNPNGPVLHFFRRTGRAELDEHAQPVNVGEYILTMNPDSDHGRDEFLDTLLSDLRSNVPGVGIEAEQPLSHLISHMLSGVKAQIGIKLYGDDLDKLRELAGQVRDVIADVPGVTPPIIDPQERVDELHVVLKPDELAFFGLSREYVANFVQTALKGEAISQVLVGQRRFDLVIKLNELYRSDPYNLGELRLDLPDGRGQIRLREVADFPGSASGPNLVNRENVRRRQTIRSNVSGRDLASAVVEIEKRVRDQVALPTGYFVEFGGQFEAQRSATFLITILAIVSVAGIFIVLMMLYPSVRITFQILNAIPTAFIGGVFALVLTNQTLTVASMVGFVSLGGIAVRNGILLVTHYFHLMEKEGEAFTPQMVLRGSLERLSPVLMTALTAGIALVPLVVGGNKPGLEILYPVATVILGGLITSTFCEFFIHPGLFWKFSGKDADRLVRNESSDEELLRAV, encoded by the coding sequence AATTCTGGGAGCCAATGGAGTCGAAGATGTTCGCAGTCAGTCCGGTCAGGGTATGAACGTCATCTACGTCGAATTCAGTTGGGAAACCGAACCTCGATACGCTCGGCAAATTGTTTCAGAGCGTCTGGCAAATGTACCGATGCCACCGGGTATCCGCCCGATAATGACCCCCCAGGCATCCATTATGGGACAGATTCTTCACATCGGGATTCATCGCAGACAAGGACCGCGAGGTGGAGATTTAACGCAAGTTGGACAAACACCTTTTCTGGCAGAACGTACTGAAAGCGATGGTAAGGCTGTGCTAACTGTCTGGGATCCGGTGAGCCGAAACGATCTCAGTTTGTGGAAGAAAGTCGAAGTCGAGAATCCCAAATGGAATCAGGCAAGCCCGAAACGAAACGTGACCTTTGTTTGGAATAAACGGTCCTACGAAGTTGTTTTCCCGACTCCTCTGCAAGAACGCATGGATCTGCGTACCACGGCGGATTGGGTGATCAGACCGCGATTACTGAAGTTAACTGGCATCGCTGAAGTCATTGTCATGGGTGGTGATGAAAAGCAGTATCAGGTCCTGGTCGATCCGATCAAGCTACAAGAATATAACGTTTCGCTTCAAGAAGTTGAGGCAGCGGTCCAGGCTAATAACCTGAATGCCAGTGGCGGGTTCATCATCGATGGCCAGACGGAACGTCCTGTGCGGGTGATTGGTCGTCTTGGCTCGCTTGCAAACGACGTCCTGGAAGAACTCCGAAAAGCCCCAGTCAAAATGAATGGGGATCGAACTGTGCTGTTACACCATGTGGCACGAATTGAGGAAGGCCCTGCTCCGAAACGTGGTGATGCCAGTATTGATGGACACGCTGGAGTCGTGATTACGATTGTCAAACAACCGCATGCTGATACGCGAAAATTGACTGATGATGTGATGGCGGCACTGAAAGATGCAGAATCAACACTTCCTGCCGATATTGTGATCAATACCAATCTATTCCAGCTCAAGAGTTTTATTGATCGAGGGATTTACTACGTTGAGGAAGCGCTTGTGATTGGAGCTGTTCTCGTTGTCATCGTACTGTTTTTGTTCCTGCTCAATCTACGCACGACGTTCATTACGCTGACGGCCATTCCTCTGTCTCTGGTGATCACAACTCTTGTATTCCGGATTATTGGTGTCATTACTGGAACTGAACTCTCTATTAATGTGATGACGCTGGGGGGAATTGCAGTTGCCATTGGTGAACTGGTGGATGATGCGATTGTGGACGTGGAAAATATTTTTCGACGTCTGGGAGAAAACAACATGAGTCCCAATCCTAAACCCGCTATTGTTGTCGTATATGAAGCAAGCAAAGAAATCCGTTCGGCAATCATATTTGGCACAGCAGTCGTTGTGCTGGCTTTTATGCCACTTTTTGCTCTGTCTGGTGTGGAAGGTCGCCTGTTTGCCCCACTGGGAGTTGCTTATATTGTCTCTATCCTGGCGTCCTTACTGGTTTCACTGACTGTCACACCGGTACTTTCTTACTACCTTCTGCCTCAAGCAAAGGCAACGCATAACCACCAGGATGGTCGATTACTGCGAGTGCTAAAGTGGGGAGCCAGCTTCCTGATTCGTTTCAGTATACGACGTGCAGGAATCTTACTGGTTTTGACCTGGGTATTGGTTGGTTTTAGTGTTTGGGAATTGTCGAAGTTAGGAGCTGATTTCCTACCCAAGTTTGATGAAGGCAGTGTGCAGATCAACGTGACTTTACCGGGTGGATCTTCCCTCAAAGCATCGAATGAAGCATCTGCCCTGATCGACAAGCAACTTGTGAAAATGCAGAAATCTTCGGACAACCCAAATGGACCAGTGTTACACTTTTTTCGTAGGACCGGTCGGGCCGAACTGGATGAGCACGCTCAACCAGTCAATGTGGGTGAGTACATTTTGACAATGAACCCCGATTCCGATCACGGTCGTGATGAGTTTCTGGATACTTTACTTTCAGATTTGCGTTCCAACGTGCCCGGGGTGGGAATTGAGGCAGAACAACCGCTTTCACACCTCATCAGTCATATGTTGTCCGGCGTCAAAGCCCAGATTGGTATTAAGCTTTATGGGGATGATCTGGATAAACTGCGCGAGTTGGCCGGACAGGTTCGCGATGTCATCGCTGATGTACCAGGTGTCACGCCCCCGATCATCGATCCACAAGAACGAGTAGACGAGTTGCATGTTGTTCTCAAGCCAGATGAACTGGCCTTTTTCGGACTGAGTCGGGAGTACGTAGCCAATTTTGTGCAGACTGCATTAAAAGGCGAAGCGATATCACAAGTATTAGTGGGGCAACGACGATTTGACCTGGTGATTAAACTCAATGAGCTATACCGTTCCGATCCCTATAACCTGGGAGAGCTGCGCCTTGATCTTCCTGATGGACGAGGGCAAATTCGTTTACGAGAGGTGGCTGATTTCCCGGGGTCAGCCAGTGGTCCTAATCTGGTCAATCGGGAAAATGTCAGAAGGCGACAAACAATACGTAGTAATGTCTCAGGACGTGACCTCGCCAGCGCTGTCGTTGAGATTGAAAAACGAGTGCGTGATCAGGTCGCTCTGCCGACCGGTTACTTTGTTGAGTTCGGAGGACAATTTGAAGCACAGAGGTCTGCCACGTTTCTAATTACTATTCTGGCGATAGTTTCAGTCGCAGGAATTTTTATTGTTCTTATGATGCTCTATCCGTCAGTCCGAATCACGTTTCAAATTTTGAATGCCATTCCGACAGCCTTCATTGGTGGTGTCTTCGCACTGGTACTAACTAATCAGACTCTCACGGTAGCAAGTATGGTAGGCTTTGTGTCTCTCGGAGGAATCGCCGTTCGCAATGGAATTCTGCTAGTCACTCACTATTTCCATTTAATGGAAAAAGAGGGAGAAGCTTTTACCCCTCAAATGGTATTGCGCGGCAGTCTGGAAAGACTTTCTCCGGTCTTGATGACCGCGTTGACTGCCGGTATTGCATTAGTTCCTCTTGTTGTCGGTGGTAACAAACCGGGGCTGGAAATTTTATACCCCGTTGCCACTGTAATCTTAGGAGGATTAATCACTTCAACGTTTTGCGAATTTTTTATTCACCCCGGACTATTCTGGAAGTTCTCGGGGAAAGATGCCGATCGACTAGTCCGCAATGAAAGTTCTGATGAAGAACTACTGCGAGCTGTATAA